Proteins from one Candidatus Hydrogenedentota bacterium genomic window:
- a CDS encoding DUF4838 domain-containing protein — MRAVLISGVVLLNVVCASAQSKQRELFLVKDGIAQGRIVVAAEAPASTKYAAEELQRFLREMSGATFEVVPDTEKLKDGDIVVGCNNALGKATRKKSLYKSLGNESYVLENTGKHLIIAGGEPRGTLYGVYGLLEDVYGCRWFTPAVSRIPKLSTLKVPFTSISGAPALEYREPFVADCFDGDWAARNRMNSSSARLEEKHGGKVTYFGFVHTFNMLLPPDQYFDQHPEYFSLVKGQRLKERTQLCCTNDEVIRIVTEAVKKNMREHPDATVFSVSQNDWLNYCECDRCTALAEQEGSQLAPVLLLVNSVAKAVAQEFPDKLIDTLAYQYTRKPPKTMRAEPNVVIRLCSIECCFAHSFVTCDSPENVAFEQDVIDWGKICNRLWVWNYNTSFSNYFMPYPNLRVRNDNIQFYVQNNVKGIFEQDVYTTLNGELSGLSGYLNAKLLWNPAYDEDTAIDEFLDAVYGKAAPLVREYIELLHNRVEAHNIHMDIWIGPEHPVIDDGVLEAADHIWDAAEARVADQPDVLERVRAARLSVDFAVIERERTEGLKMYEIDHTARALKVRPEFAGRVKRFFEVAERNGVTNLRESQGDINAYKKELEAYTDISSGPERKAVKVRGAQPGLRFRAYDGEFSFVPNFDGLKPGAEGIATEIGLGVTQRRDAFALDFDGYFLAPQDGVYLFHLRSNDGSKLYLGGEELINNDGLHKIVVKSAIATLKKGYHAIRVSYFEAGGQEDLGLFVEGPGIMKSSVPAGLLWHSAR, encoded by the coding sequence ATGCGGGCAGTTCTTATTAGCGGCGTGGTGCTTTTGAATGTGGTCTGCGCGTCCGCGCAATCGAAGCAACGCGAACTTTTTCTCGTGAAGGACGGTATTGCGCAGGGGCGCATTGTCGTCGCTGCGGAAGCGCCGGCATCCACGAAGTATGCGGCGGAGGAACTGCAGCGGTTTCTCCGAGAGATGTCGGGCGCGACATTCGAAGTTGTTCCCGATACGGAGAAGTTAAAGGACGGCGATATAGTCGTCGGATGCAACAACGCACTGGGAAAGGCGACGCGAAAGAAGTCGCTGTACAAATCGCTGGGCAATGAATCGTACGTGCTGGAAAACACGGGAAAGCATTTGATTATCGCGGGGGGCGAACCGAGAGGGACGCTATACGGCGTGTACGGTTTGCTGGAAGATGTGTACGGATGCCGTTGGTTTACACCGGCGGTCAGCCGGATTCCGAAACTGTCTACGTTGAAGGTGCCTTTCACATCGATAAGCGGCGCGCCGGCGCTCGAGTACCGCGAACCCTTCGTGGCGGACTGCTTTGACGGGGACTGGGCGGCGCGCAACCGGATGAACAGCAGTTCGGCGCGCCTCGAGGAAAAGCACGGCGGGAAGGTGACGTACTTTGGGTTCGTGCACACGTTCAACATGCTGCTTCCGCCGGATCAATACTTCGATCAACATCCCGAGTACTTTTCGCTGGTGAAGGGGCAACGCCTCAAGGAGCGCACGCAACTGTGTTGCACGAACGACGAGGTGATCCGGATCGTCACCGAAGCCGTGAAGAAGAACATGCGCGAGCACCCGGATGCGACCGTGTTTTCGGTGTCGCAGAACGATTGGCTGAATTACTGCGAGTGCGACAGGTGCACCGCGTTGGCGGAGCAGGAAGGCAGTCAGCTCGCGCCGGTGCTCCTGCTCGTCAATAGCGTCGCAAAAGCGGTCGCGCAGGAGTTCCCGGACAAACTGATCGACACGCTTGCGTACCAGTATACGCGCAAGCCGCCGAAGACGATGCGCGCGGAGCCGAACGTGGTCATCCGCCTGTGCAGCATCGAGTGTTGCTTTGCGCATTCGTTCGTGACGTGCGACAGTCCCGAGAACGTCGCCTTCGAGCAGGACGTGATCGACTGGGGAAAAATCTGCAACCGGCTGTGGGTGTGGAACTATAACACGTCGTTCTCGAACTATTTTATGCCGTACCCAAACCTGCGCGTGCGGAACGACAACATCCAGTTCTATGTGCAGAACAATGTGAAAGGGATATTCGAGCAGGACGTGTACACGACGCTCAACGGCGAGCTGTCCGGCTTGAGCGGGTACCTTAACGCGAAGCTGCTATGGAATCCCGCGTACGACGAGGACACGGCGATCGACGAATTCCTCGACGCCGTCTACGGGAAGGCCGCGCCGCTGGTGCGCGAGTACATCGAGCTTTTGCATAACCGTGTCGAGGCGCACAACATTCACATGGATATCTGGATCGGGCCGGAGCATCCGGTGATCGACGACGGTGTGCTCGAGGCCGCGGACCATATTTGGGACGCAGCGGAAGCGCGCGTGGCGGACCAGCCGGACGTGCTCGAGCGCGTGCGGGCGGCGCGGCTGTCAGTAGATTTCGCGGTCATCGAGCGCGAACGCACCGAGGGCCTGAAGATGTACGAAATCGATCACACGGCGCGCGCGCTGAAGGTCCGGCCGGAATTCGCCGGCCGTGTGAAGCGCTTCTTCGAGGTGGCCGAGCGCAACGGCGTTACGAACTTGCGCGAGAGCCAGGGCGATATCAACGCGTACAAGAAGGAACTCGAAGCTTATACGGACATATCGAGCGGTCCCGAGCGAAAGGCGGTAAAGGTCCGCGGCGCACAGCCGGGCCTTCGCTTCCGCGCGTACGACGGCGAGTTCTCCTTCGTGCCCAATTTCGACGGGCTGAAGCCGGGCGCGGAAGGCATTGCCACCGAGATTGGACTTGGCGTGACGCAGCGCCGCGACGCGTTTGCGCTGGACTTCGACGGCTATTTCCTCGCGCCGCAGGACGGCGTGTACCTGTTCCACCTTCGCTCGAACGACGGCAGCAAGCTGTACCTCGGCGGCGAGGAACTGATCAACAACGACGGGCTGCACAAGATCGTCGTGAAGTCCGCGATCGCTACGCTAAAGAAAGGCTACCACGCGATCCGCGTGTCATACTTCGAGGCCGGCGGACAGGAGGACTTGGGCCTGTTTGTAGAAGGGCCGGGCATCATGAAGAGTTCGGTTCCCGCGGGGCTGCTGTGGCATTCGGCGCGCTAG
- a CDS encoding exo-alpha-sialidase gives MIDLMVCFIAAIGAQQADTAVAPGTEPYHIVVAPVGERNPRNSEAAIVSLKDGSLLLGWTEFYAGDGADHGPARISGKVSKDKGKTWGEKVALVENDGGCNVMEVNFLRTRDGRLMLFYCQKNSESTDCRVMMRVSDDEGKTWGAAKQISPDNKYTGLTNGRCIRLQSGRIVLEAWEGGDSYCYLSDDDGATWRESQRVKPGDGSWEPACVELRNGDVLMLMRTGLGGQYKSISKDGGETWSTPIETPLKGTAAPVSISRVPGTGDLLVIWNHNPGASKRNPFTSAISTDEGETWERFRNIEDAPDDAWAYPAVTWVDGNALLTYFNYTGGLSLQLKIIPAQWFYD, from the coding sequence ATGATCGATTTGATGGTTTGCTTCATTGCAGCAATTGGCGCGCAACAGGCCGACACGGCGGTGGCACCGGGCACGGAACCGTATCACATCGTCGTCGCGCCGGTCGGCGAACGGAACCCGAGGAACAGCGAGGCGGCGATTGTATCGTTGAAGGACGGATCGCTGCTGCTGGGCTGGACCGAATTCTATGCCGGCGATGGCGCGGACCACGGCCCGGCCCGAATCTCCGGAAAGGTTTCCAAGGACAAGGGCAAGACGTGGGGCGAGAAGGTCGCGCTGGTGGAGAACGACGGCGGCTGCAACGTGATGGAGGTGAATTTTCTCCGAACTCGCGACGGCCGGCTCATGCTGTTTTACTGCCAGAAGAACTCGGAGAGCACGGACTGCCGCGTAATGATGCGGGTTTCCGATGACGAAGGAAAGACCTGGGGCGCCGCGAAGCAGATTAGTCCGGACAACAAGTACACGGGCCTGACGAACGGGCGCTGCATTCGATTGCAATCCGGCCGTATCGTGCTTGAAGCGTGGGAAGGCGGCGATAGTTATTGCTATCTGTCGGATGACGACGGCGCGACCTGGCGCGAGTCGCAACGCGTGAAACCGGGCGACGGATCGTGGGAACCCGCGTGCGTCGAACTGAGAAACGGCGATGTGCTGATGCTGATGCGCACGGGGCTTGGCGGCCAATACAAGAGCATTTCCAAAGACGGTGGCGAAACGTGGAGCACGCCCATCGAAACGCCGTTGAAAGGCACGGCGGCGCCGGTTTCGATTAGCCGCGTTCCGGGAACGGGCGATCTGCTCGTGATCTGGAACCACAACCCGGGCGCGTCAAAACGGAACCCGTTCACGTCGGCGATTTCAACGGACGAAGGCGAGACGTGGGAGCGGTTCCGCAACATCGAAGATGCGCCGGACGACGCGTGGGCCTACCCCGCCGTAACGTGGGTCGATGGGAACGCTTTGCTCACGTATTTCAACTATACGGGCGGCTTGTCGCTGCAATTGAAGATCATCCCCGCGCAGTGGTTTTACGATTAG